One genomic segment of Arachis duranensis cultivar V14167 chromosome 4, aradu.V14167.gnm2.J7QH, whole genome shotgun sequence includes these proteins:
- the LOC107484637 gene encoding uncharacterized protein LOC107484637 gives MGITDKLCQALQQKSQDILNAMHLVSSTKSLIQQLRDSSWGALLEKVSSFCNDHAIQIPDMGASFSDIIRSRRKKDVVTVEHHYRVDIFTSVIDFQLKELNSRFSEQATELLILSTSLDPKDAFKLFSVCNICNLAKNFYSLDFSEQEKIQLDYELQHYELDVVKAPDFQNLSTLAEFNN, from the exons ATGGGAATCACTGATAAACTTTGTCAAGCATTGCAACAAAAATCTCAAGACATTTTGAATGCTATGCATCTGGTTTCTAGTACAAAGTCATTGATTCAACAGTTAAGAGATAGTAGTTGGGGAGCACTTTTGGAGAAAGTTAGTTCTTTCTGCAATGATCATGCTATTCAGATACCTGATATGGGTGCTTCTTTTAGTGACATAATTCGGTCTCGTCGTAAAAAGGATGTTGTCACTGTTGAACACCACTATCGTGTTGACATTTTTACTAGCGTGATAGATTTTCAATTGAAAGAGCTAAATAGTAGATTTAGTGAGCAAGCAACCGAGCTCCTCATACTGAGTACATCTCTAGATCCTAAAGATGCTTTCAAGTTATTCAGTGTTTGCAACATATGCAATCTTGCAAAGAATTTCTATTCTTTAGATTTTTCTGAGCAAGAAAAGATTCAATTGGATTATGAGTTACAACATTATGAACTTGATGTGGTTAAAGCTCCAGATTTTCAGAATTTGTCTACTCTTGCTGAATT caacaactga
- the LOC107484633 gene encoding uncharacterized protein LOC107484633, with product MSFSIQLPLVLFFSSLFIHVSFGEVVCEELANEACAFSIASSGKRCLLETRRGAGGSVEYQCRTSEVVVERMGDYIETDECVEACGVDRKFVGISSDAFLEPQFSAELCSPPCYLKCPNIVDLYFNLAAGEGVLLPELCEKQRMNPGRAMFELLSSGAAAPGPLSGFSEDIKAASAPSPL from the exons ATGTCTTTCTCGATCCAATTGCCTTTGGTTTTGTTCTTTTCTTCCCTCTTCATCCATGTATCTTTCG GGGAGGTTGTATGTGAGGAGTTAGCAAATGAAGCATGTGCGTTCTCAATAGCATCTTCAGGGAAGAGGTGTTTGTTGGAGACGCGGAGGGGGGCCGGCGGCAGCGTGGAGTACCAGTGTCGGACGTCAGAAGTGGTGGTAGAGAGGATGGGGGATTACATAGAGACAGACGAATGTGTGGAGGCGTGTGGGGTTGATAGGAAGTTTGTTGGCATTTCATCAGATGCATTCTTGGAGCCTCAATTCAGTGCCGAACTTTGCTCACCACCTTGTTACCTAAAATGTCCCAACATTGTTGACCTTTACTTCAATTTGGCTGCTGGAGAGG GGGTGCTTTTGCCAGAACTGTGTGAGAAGCAAAGAATGAACCCTGGACGTGCAATGTTTGAGCTTCTAAGTTCTGGAGCTGCAGCACCTGGCCCTCTTTCTGGTTTCTCGGAGGACATAAAAGCAGCATCTGCCCCATCTCCATTATAA